Proteins from a genomic interval of Micromonospora sp. NBC_00389:
- a CDS encoding ABC transporter ATP-binding protein, whose translation MTSGRPLIQARGLVKRFGDFTAVDGIDVEVRSGEAFGFLGPNGAGKSSTMRMVGCTSPPSGGELRILDLDPVRDGPAIRARLGVCPQLDNLDPELTVRENLTVYARYFGISRRAARERAAELLDFVQLTERADSKVEPLSGGMKRRLTIARALVNDPEIVLLDEPTTGLDPQARHLVWERLFRLKQQGVTLVLTTHYMDEAEQLCDRLVVMDGGRIVAEGSPRALIEQHSTREVVELRFAAESQEPFAGKLDGLGERVEVLPDRILLYVANGDAAVAEVSALGLSPANVLVRRSGLEDVFLHLTGRTLVD comes from the coding sequence GTGACTTCGGGGCGACCACTGATTCAGGCTCGCGGGCTGGTGAAGCGGTTCGGCGACTTCACCGCCGTCGACGGCATCGACGTCGAGGTGCGCTCGGGCGAGGCGTTCGGCTTCCTCGGGCCCAACGGCGCCGGCAAGTCCTCCACCATGCGGATGGTCGGCTGCACCTCCCCGCCGAGCGGGGGTGAGCTGCGCATCCTCGACCTGGACCCGGTCCGCGACGGGCCGGCCATCCGGGCCCGGCTCGGCGTCTGTCCGCAGCTGGACAATCTCGACCCGGAGCTGACGGTCCGGGAAAACCTGACCGTCTACGCCCGCTACTTCGGCATCTCGCGCCGGGCGGCCCGGGAGCGGGCCGCCGAGCTGCTCGACTTCGTCCAGCTCACCGAGCGGGCCGACAGCAAGGTCGAGCCACTCTCCGGCGGGATGAAGCGCCGGTTGACCATCGCCCGCGCGCTGGTCAACGATCCGGAGATCGTGCTGCTCGACGAGCCGACCACCGGGCTCGACCCACAGGCTCGGCACCTGGTCTGGGAGCGGCTGTTCCGGCTCAAGCAGCAGGGCGTCACGCTGGTGCTCACCACGCACTACATGGACGAGGCCGAGCAGCTCTGCGACCGGCTGGTCGTGATGGACGGCGGGCGGATCGTCGCCGAGGGTTCGCCCCGGGCGCTGATCGAGCAGCACTCCACGCGCGAGGTGGTCGAGCTGCGCTTCGCCGCCGAGTCGCAGGAGCCGTTCGCCGGCAAGCTCGACGGGCTGGGGGAGCGGGTCGAGGTGCTACCCGACCGCATCCTGCTGTACGTGGCCAACGGTGACGCAGCGGTCGCCGAGGTCTCCGCGCTGGGGCTCAGTCCGGCCAACGTGCTGGTGCGGCGCAGCGGCCTGGAGGACGTCTTCCTGCACCTGACCGGCCGCACCCTGGTCGACTGA